A stretch of DNA from Vibrio gallaecicus:
CAGAAATACTTAGATGGACACATTGCGGTATCCAGCGATGAAATTTGTGCTGCCGTAAAAGATATCTTCGAAGACACTCGTGCCATCGCAGAACCTTCTGGTGCACTTGCTTTAGCTGGTTTGAAAAAATTTGCAGAGCAACATCAACTAAAAGACAAACAGCTTAGTACTGTATTGTCAGGCGCAAATACCAACTTTCATGGGTTGCGTTATGTTTCTGAACGTTGTGAGCTTGGTGAAAAACGTGAAGGTTTACTGGCAGTGACTATTCCAGAGCGCCAAGGGGCATTCTTAGAGTTCTGCAATATCATTGGTGGGCGAGCTGTCACTGAGTTTAACTATCGCTATAACGATGACAGCCTAGCGAATATTTTTGTCGGTGTACGCTTACAAGGCGGGCAAGAAGAGCTAGATGGTATCATTACCGATCTTCGCGATGGTGGATACCCAGTTGTTGATTTGTCTGATGATGAAATGGCAAAACTGCACGTTCGTTACATGATTGGCGGCAAACCCTCGAAACCAATAAAAGAACGATTATACAGTTTTGAATTTCCTGAATACCCTGGAGCATTATTAAAATTCTTAGATACTCTAGGTACGCACTGGAATATTAGCCTTTTCAATTACCGTAACCATGGTGCTGACTATGGTCGAGTGCTGTGTGGTTTTGAGCTGAGTGATGATGATTTGATCACTTTTTCTAGCCACTTACGTGAGTTAGGCTACCAATGTAAAGACGAAACCGATAACCCTTCTTATCAGTTCTTCCTGTCATAATACTGGTCAATAAAATCTTTATAAGCATCCAAAAGAGCGAATTTATGTCGCTCTTTTTCTTTTTGTGTGCTCTTTCGTTTAACTGATTTTTATGGATAACGCTTCTTACTTCAAACAACCTTTCGGTGCTCTAACCAATCTTGATGAAGTTGCTCACTTGACCCTAAATAATTAACCATCCATTCAATAAGCTTATGATTATCATCTTTTTTCCACACTAAACAACATTGGCTTTGAGGGCTGTCTTCTGGGAGTATTTTCTCCACCAGCAAACCTTGTTGAATGATAGGTGCCGCAATATGTCTTGGCATATAACCCACTCCGACACCATTCTTTAGGCACTCAATCGCGCTATACCAATTAGGCAATAGGAGCCTTCTTTGGGAAGCATAATGACCAGCATGACGTTTAGGCAATACGCTTGAGGTGTCATCTAAACAAATAGCTGGAAATTGACTCACAAATTCCTCAGTCAATTGCTGCTCTCGTACACAAGGGTGACTTGGTGACATAACAAATGCCCAATCTAAACGCCCCATATCTTTGACCTCAAAATCTCCACCAACAGGTACAGCAGATGTCGCTCCAATAACAATATCCGCCCTTCCTTGCGCTATAGCCTCCCAGGACCCGTTAAATACTTCCATGTTGATTTGTAGTTCAGCAAAATCAAATGTCTGATAAAACTCTTCTATCAGTGGTTTCATCTTATCGAGCTTAACCACATTATCTAGAGTCAGCCTTAGTGTCTTTTTCCATCCTTTAGCAGCACGCTTTGTTTGCGCCCTCACCTCTTCCATTTGCCTCAGTAAAGAACGAGCTTCTTCAATAAACAATTCACCGGCCGGTGTCAGTTCCACTTTCCTTGGTAAGCGTCGAAATAGAATCACATCGAGTTCTTGCTCAACTTGCCTGACACCATAACTGATCGCTGAGGGAACTTTATGCAATTGTTCAGCTGCCGCAGTGAAGCTACCCAGCCGAGCCACAGTATCGAGCATTTCTAGAGAGGATTTAGAAAACATAAGCCTTCAAATTTTTTGATTGATAACTACACATTTTAACGTTTTATTTTATTTAATGCTAAAAATAGAATACGAAACACAGAATACAAAGGGATTAATACCACTTTGTTTAAACAATAAATTTGATAACAAGCTAAGTTATCTAAGCTCATGGCACCTTATGAATATCTCCAAGTTTCAACTCGTTTATCTTGCTGCATTATCTATGCTCGGTTTTATCGCCACTGATATGTACCTTCCTGCTTTTAAAATCATGGAAATTGATTTTGCTACAGGCCCAGAACAAATTGCTCTTTCTTTAACAGTCTTTTTAGTCGGTATGGCTTTAGGTCAACTGCTTTGGGGACTTGCTAGCGATAAATATGGTCACAGGAATACACTTGCAGCCGGTTTAGCGCTATTCACTCTGGCATCATTTGGATTAGCGTTTAGTACTGAAGTCTGGCAACTCCTTGCATTACGCTTTGTACAAGCTATTGGAGTATGTGCTCCAGCGGTTATCTGGCAAGCGATGGTGATCAAGCGCTATTCAGCGTCTAGCAGCCAACAAATTTTTGCAACCATCATGCCCCTTGTGGCTTTATCTCCAGCTTTAGCACCTCAATTAGGTGTTGTGTTAGCCGATACTTTCGGATGGCATAGTATCTTCATTGTATTGACGCTAATGGGTGCTCTTCTAATCGCCACTACAATGGCTCAGCCCCAAGAGAAACCTGAAGTAAGAGAAACATCCGTTGGTAATGACATTAAGTCGCTTCTGAAGTCTAAATCTTACCTAGGCAATGTAATAATGTTTGCTTCTGCATCGGCTGCGTTCTTTGCGTACCTAACGGGAATGCCTGAAATTATGGCTAAGCTAGGGTATGAAGCAAAAGATATTGGTTTGAGCTTCATTCCACAGACGATTGCATTCATGGTAGGTGGCTACTTAGGTAAAGTTGGCGTTAAGAAGTTTGGTGACTCTCGCGTACTTAAACACTTAGTCGGGCTATTTAGCGTTTCAACACTGCTTATTTTTGTCGCTTCACAATGGGAATTAACTTCAATTTGGCCTTTGCTTGCTCCTTTCTGCTTAATCGCAGTGGCGAATGGTGCTCTTTACCCAATCGTTGTAAACCGAGCGCTATC
This window harbors:
- the ilvA gene encoding threonine ammonia-lyase, biosynthetic — encoded protein: MTDAFPKKELKQTGADYLRQILRAPVYEAAIVTPLQEMPRLAARIGNQVQIKREDRQPVHSFKLRGAYNMVSSLSDEQKSAGVIAASAGNHAQGMALSGTKLGIQTTIVMPKTTPDIKVDAVRSFGGNVVLHGNNFDEAKAEAERLSELHGYTFVPPFDHPLVIAGQGTIGMEMLQQNGHLDYIFVPVGGGGLAAGVAVLIKQLMPEIKVIAVEPEDSSCLKAALDAGEPVVLDQVSMFADGVAVKRIGEETFRLCQKYLDGHIAVSSDEICAAVKDIFEDTRAIAEPSGALALAGLKKFAEQHQLKDKQLSTVLSGANTNFHGLRYVSERCELGEKREGLLAVTIPERQGAFLEFCNIIGGRAVTEFNYRYNDDSLANIFVGVRLQGGQEELDGIITDLRDGGYPVVDLSDDEMAKLHVRYMIGGKPSKPIKERLYSFEFPEYPGALLKFLDTLGTHWNISLFNYRNHGADYGRVLCGFELSDDDLITFSSHLRELGYQCKDETDNPSYQFFLS
- the punR gene encoding DNA-binding transcriptional activator PunR yields the protein MFSKSSLEMLDTVARLGSFTAAAEQLHKVPSAISYGVRQVEQELDVILFRRLPRKVELTPAGELFIEEARSLLRQMEEVRAQTKRAAKGWKKTLRLTLDNVVKLDKMKPLIEEFYQTFDFAELQINMEVFNGSWEAIAQGRADIVIGATSAVPVGGDFEVKDMGRLDWAFVMSPSHPCVREQQLTEEFVSQFPAICLDDTSSVLPKRHAGHYASQRRLLLPNWYSAIECLKNGVGVGYMPRHIAAPIIQQGLLVEKILPEDSPQSQCCLVWKKDDNHKLIEWMVNYLGSSEQLHQDWLEHRKVV
- the punC gene encoding purine nucleoside transporter PunC produces the protein MNISKFQLVYLAALSMLGFIATDMYLPAFKIMEIDFATGPEQIALSLTVFLVGMALGQLLWGLASDKYGHRNTLAAGLALFTLASFGLAFSTEVWQLLALRFVQAIGVCAPAVIWQAMVIKRYSASSSQQIFATIMPLVALSPALAPQLGVVLADTFGWHSIFIVLTLMGALLIATTMAQPQEKPEVRETSVGNDIKSLLKSKSYLGNVIMFASASAAFFAYLTGMPEIMAKLGYEAKDIGLSFIPQTIAFMVGGYLGKVGVKKFGDSRVLKHLVGLFSVSTLLIFVASQWELTSIWPLLAPFCLIAVANGALYPIVVNRALSSAKQSPATAAGLQNSLQICISSFASGLVAAMASSALQVTGVTIVICLMGLWIGYIVANRELSQHFTTPDNSRVVLEENQD